In Myxococcota bacterium, the sequence CGCGGCTTCACGATCGGCGAGGCGCCCCGTCGCCGCCGCAGTGATGGCCTGGCTGCCGGTCGAGGGGCCGTGCTGCTGTCGATCAGCCTCTCGCGTTAGCGAGCGCCGTCTTGAAGCCGCTGTAGCTCGGCTGGTCGATCGCGGCCTGGTTCACCACGGCCTCGCGCAGATACTCGGCCAGGCCGGGCCGGTCCAGCGGCAGCGTGTGGTCGCGCAGGCGGCGCACCAGCGACCAGCGCAGTGACTCGAGGTCGCCGCCCTCCTCGAGCAGGCCGCGCAGGCGGTCGGCCTGGTGCGCGCGGTGGCGCTCGCCGACCGCGAGCTCGCGCAGCACCACGTCGAGCGAGTTGCCCGCGACGCGCGCCAGGAACTGCGTGCGGCCGCGCGTCTGCGCCATGACGTCGTCGCGCAGGTAGTCGCGCACGCTGGTCACGAGCTCGTCGATGCGCGGCATGTCGACGCCCGGAGTGGCGGGCGGCGGCTGCAAGAGCTCGACCGGTCCGGGAATCAGGAGGTTCACGCAATCGACCTGACACTCCGAGCT encodes:
- a CDS encoding DUF6285 domain-containing protein; protein product: DWEIAHIGDPMRDLGWICTNSWRFGSALPVGGFGHYADLFRGYEQESGKKVDPARVKFWEVFGSFWWSVGCLGMAEHYRSGPDKTVERPAIGRRSSECQVDCVNLLIPGPVELLQPPPATPGVDMPRIDELVTSVRDYLRDDVMAQTRGRTQFLARVAGNSLDVVLRELAVGERHRAHQADRLRGLLEEGGDLESLRWSLVRRLRDHTLPLDRPGLAEYLREAVVNQAAIDQPSYSGFKTALANARG